The following proteins are co-located in the Nitrospira sp. genome:
- the infB gene encoding translation initiation factor IF-2 yields MRVYELAKQLGMENRELIPELKRLGIPVASHSSALDDDSVRVAIEKLSSKARTGESAAGHEGKKSGRAKEHALVHEEPPKPDKKRILIKKKKEEGAEEGVAPLAAAEAVFAPATPQGTEATPVAPPVATASESAEIAATEPAPIQEAVSPTPVAAVVEEAVAKPPQAPVTTVLSADAAKKKAATEALESEAAAKDKLKKAKKAPRTRDEDEAKFKNDATRWGDLRAIPVQRREDRSKHIHHASPTEITKPRKKSVKLSAGTSVKEFAELIGQRPADVVRKLMEMGQMVTFNQSINLEAASLIAEEYGTKVEVSTELAGEALLEEAAQSEGEEQAVPRPPVVTIMGHVDHGKTSLLDAIRQTKVAEGEAGGITQHIGAYMVGVRDKQVTFLDTPGHEAFTAMRARGAKATDIVILVVAADDGVMPQTVEAIHHAKAAGVPLIVAVNKVDKPGANVDRVKNALTEHGLVPEAWGGDTIMVEVSAKQRTGLDQLLEMILLQAEVLELKADPARMAKGLVIEAKLDRGRGPIATVLVQSGTLHVGDAFVVGNFSGRVRALVTDTGKKTTEAGPSVPVEVIGLPGVPSAGDVFTIVKDERVAREIAQERAMKQRAAELAGPAKVSLDDLFAKIQEGNVKELPIVIKADVQGSAEALAAAVEKMPAGAVKLRVMHTGVGGITETDVLLAAASKAIVIGFNIRPEPKAAALAEREGVDVRLYSIIYDALNDIRAAMEGLLEPTLKERILGRAEVRQMFTIPKAGLVAGCYVVDGVISRASVGVRVIRDSVVVYEGKLGSLRRFKDDVREVQQGYECGVTVENFNDLKAGDIIEAYAIDKVAAKLEPVNRGGSPQSHRA; encoded by the coding sequence ATGCGCGTGTACGAATTAGCAAAGCAGCTGGGGATGGAAAATCGGGAGCTGATTCCTGAACTGAAACGGCTCGGGATTCCGGTGGCATCCCACAGCAGCGCCTTGGATGACGATTCGGTTCGCGTGGCGATCGAGAAGCTTAGCTCCAAGGCACGAACGGGCGAGAGCGCTGCCGGACATGAGGGGAAGAAATCGGGTCGCGCCAAAGAGCATGCCCTGGTGCACGAAGAGCCGCCGAAGCCCGACAAAAAGCGCATTCTGATCAAGAAGAAAAAGGAAGAGGGCGCGGAAGAAGGTGTCGCACCATTGGCCGCGGCGGAGGCGGTGTTTGCGCCGGCTACTCCGCAAGGGACGGAAGCCACGCCAGTTGCGCCGCCAGTGGCCACCGCTTCCGAGAGCGCGGAGATTGCGGCGACCGAACCAGCTCCGATTCAAGAAGCTGTCTCTCCCACGCCGGTAGCCGCGGTCGTAGAAGAGGCAGTGGCGAAACCCCCGCAGGCTCCCGTAACCACGGTCCTTTCAGCAGATGCGGCGAAAAAGAAGGCAGCGACGGAAGCGCTGGAAAGCGAAGCGGCTGCCAAGGACAAGCTGAAAAAAGCGAAGAAGGCGCCGCGGACCCGGGATGAAGATGAAGCGAAGTTCAAAAACGACGCTACTCGATGGGGTGACCTGCGCGCGATTCCTGTGCAGCGGCGTGAAGACCGGTCCAAACATATTCATCACGCCTCGCCGACCGAAATTACGAAGCCGAGGAAAAAAAGCGTGAAATTGAGCGCAGGGACCAGTGTCAAGGAGTTTGCGGAGCTCATCGGCCAGCGGCCTGCGGATGTCGTCCGGAAGCTGATGGAAATGGGACAGATGGTGACGTTCAACCAATCCATCAATCTCGAAGCGGCCTCCCTGATCGCTGAAGAGTACGGGACGAAAGTGGAAGTCTCCACGGAATTGGCGGGCGAAGCGTTGCTGGAGGAGGCGGCCCAATCGGAAGGTGAAGAGCAGGCGGTGCCGCGCCCGCCGGTGGTGACCATCATGGGGCATGTCGATCACGGCAAGACGTCCCTGCTCGACGCGATTCGTCAAACGAAGGTGGCGGAAGGCGAGGCTGGAGGCATCACCCAGCATATCGGCGCCTACATGGTCGGCGTCCGCGACAAGCAGGTCACCTTCCTCGATACCCCTGGTCACGAAGCGTTCACAGCGATGCGCGCGCGTGGGGCAAAAGCGACGGATATTGTCATTCTGGTGGTGGCCGCCGACGATGGGGTGATGCCGCAGACGGTCGAAGCGATTCATCACGCCAAAGCCGCTGGGGTGCCGCTGATCGTGGCCGTGAACAAAGTCGACAAGCCGGGCGCGAACGTCGATCGGGTCAAAAACGCTCTGACGGAGCATGGGTTGGTTCCTGAAGCCTGGGGCGGCGACACGATTATGGTCGAGGTGTCGGCCAAGCAGCGGACCGGGTTGGATCAACTGCTGGAAATGATTCTCTTGCAAGCGGAAGTCTTGGAATTGAAGGCCGATCCTGCGCGTATGGCCAAGGGATTGGTCATCGAGGCGAAGCTGGATCGCGGCCGTGGGCCCATCGCGACGGTGTTGGTGCAAAGCGGGACTCTGCATGTCGGCGATGCGTTTGTGGTCGGTAATTTCAGCGGACGCGTTCGAGCGCTTGTGACCGATACGGGGAAAAAGACCACTGAGGCGGGACCGTCGGTGCCTGTTGAGGTGATCGGGTTGCCGGGAGTGCCGTCAGCCGGCGATGTCTTCACGATCGTGAAGGATGAACGCGTGGCTCGAGAAATCGCCCAGGAACGGGCAATGAAGCAGCGCGCCGCAGAGCTGGCCGGTCCGGCGAAGGTGAGCTTAGATGATCTGTTTGCCAAGATCCAGGAGGGCAACGTTAAGGAGTTGCCGATCGTGATCAAGGCCGATGTGCAAGGGTCGGCGGAGGCCTTGGCTGCTGCGGTGGAAAAGATGCCAGCGGGGGCCGTCAAGTTGCGAGTGATGCATACCGGCGTGGGCGGCATTACGGAAACCGATGTGCTGCTGGCGGCCGCGTCCAAGGCGATCGTGATCGGGTTCAATATCCGTCCGGAGCCGAAAGCTGCAGCCTTGGCGGAGCGCGAGGGCGTTGACGTGCGGCTCTATAGCATCATCTACGATGCACTGAACGACATTCGCGCCGCGATGGAAGGGTTGCTTGAACCCACGCTGAAGGAGCGCATCCTTGGCCGGGCTGAAGTGCGGCAGATGTTTACGATTCCCAAAGCCGGGTTGGTGGCTGGTTGCTATGTCGTGGACGGCGTGATTTCCCGAGCGAGTGTCGGCGTGCGCGTGATCCGGGACAGTGTTGTCGTCTATGAGGGAAAACTGGGCTCGCTCCGGCGCTTCAAGGATGATGTGCGAGAGGTGCAGCAGGGGTACGAGTGTGGTGTCACGGTCGAAAACTTCAATGACCTCAAAGCCGGGGACATCATTGAAGCCTATGCGATCGATAAGGTCGCCGCGAAGCTTGAGCCGGTGAATCGAGGTGGGTCTCCGCAAAGTCATCGGGCATGA
- a CDS encoding DUF503 domain-containing protein, whose amino-acid sequence MIVGLCTVELFIPDGHSLKEKRQVLQSLKSRLRDKFNVSVAEVGDQELWQKAILGLACVANESSHVNQVLDQAVNLIQAVPTIQLLRSRIELL is encoded by the coding sequence ATGATCGTCGGACTCTGCACGGTCGAACTGTTCATCCCTGATGGTCATTCGTTGAAGGAGAAGCGCCAGGTCCTGCAAAGTCTGAAGAGTCGGCTGCGGGACAAGTTCAATGTATCGGTGGCCGAGGTGGGTGACCAGGAGTTGTGGCAGAAGGCCATTCTCGGGTTGGCCTGCGTGGCGAATGAATCCTCGCACGTGAACCAGGTACTCGACCAAGCGGTGAATTTGATTCAGGCGGTACCCACGATTCAGTTGTTGCGCTCGCGAATCGAATTGCTGTAA
- the rbfA gene encoding 30S ribosome-binding factor RbfA yields MSKSTYSRADRVADQIRMEVADILMRKIKDPRVRSVTVTDVELTKDLRIARVFVTTMEQNKDERHVFDGLAKASGFVRAELGRRLALRYLPEVIFMKDVSGARADRVLKLLDGLHQDTKEEVLVESPRTEI; encoded by the coding sequence ATGTCCAAGTCGACGTACAGCCGAGCCGATCGGGTCGCGGACCAAATTCGCATGGAAGTGGCCGACATTTTGATGCGAAAGATTAAGGATCCGCGGGTGCGTTCCGTGACCGTGACGGATGTGGAGTTGACCAAAGATCTGCGGATCGCACGCGTGTTCGTCACGACGATGGAGCAGAACAAGGACGAGCGGCACGTGTTCGACGGGTTGGCGAAGGCGAGCGGTTTTGTGCGTGCAGAATTGGGGCGACGCCTGGCATTGCGCTATTTGCCGGAAGTGATTTTTATGAAAGACGTCAGCGGCGCACGAGCAGATCGGGTGCTGAAACTGTTGGATGGATTGCATCAGGACACGAAGGAAGAGGTGCTCGTGGAATCCCCTCGCACCGAGATCTAG
- the truB gene encoding tRNA pseudouridine(55) synthase TruB: MIAMPSTESQVVSKLHDGVLNVHKEAGWTSHDVVARIRGKLRGIKLGHAGTLDPAATGVLPLLLGRGTRIAEYLLEWDKTYLAELRLGETTDTQDATGTVLQRLPIDSLSETRLREVVAGFEGRIQQIPPMYSAVKVRGVPLYKSARAGKDVARQPREVSIYRLEIVNVRFPHVMLRVTCSKGTYIRTLCADIGAQLGTGGHMGSLVRERVGPLVLEQALTVGEVESQLAQGTLDASLLTLDEALVGLPMCTIGAGAARRVLHGMPVPGSEVLGWEGVPAAFPEEASRAIRIKAEQGRLLAIGTLPAGFSLQGGSTGECSIAVSKVLVTEESQGSSIANSIEE, from the coding sequence ATGATCGCGATGCCGTCGACCGAATCCCAAGTGGTCAGCAAGCTTCATGACGGAGTCCTGAATGTCCATAAGGAAGCGGGATGGACGTCTCACGACGTGGTCGCGCGTATTCGGGGAAAGTTGCGCGGGATCAAGTTGGGGCACGCGGGGACGTTGGATCCGGCGGCCACTGGGGTGCTGCCTCTCCTGCTTGGTCGAGGGACACGCATCGCGGAATATTTGCTGGAATGGGATAAGACCTATCTGGCCGAATTGCGACTCGGTGAAACCACCGATACGCAAGATGCCACGGGAACCGTTCTCCAGCGCTTGCCGATTGATTCGCTGAGTGAAACCCGCCTCCGAGAGGTCGTGGCCGGGTTTGAGGGACGTATTCAGCAGATCCCGCCCATGTATTCCGCGGTGAAGGTCCGAGGCGTTCCCCTCTATAAATCTGCGCGCGCCGGCAAGGATGTCGCGCGTCAACCGCGTGAAGTTTCGATCTATCGGCTCGAAATTGTGAACGTGCGATTCCCCCACGTCATGCTTCGTGTGACGTGCTCAAAAGGGACGTATATCCGGACATTGTGTGCAGATATCGGAGCGCAGTTAGGGACCGGCGGACACATGGGCTCGCTCGTTCGTGAACGCGTAGGACCGTTGGTATTGGAGCAGGCACTGACCGTCGGCGAGGTTGAATCGCAGTTGGCCCAAGGGACGTTGGATGCCTCGTTGCTGACGTTGGATGAGGCGTTGGTCGGACTTCCGATGTGCACGATCGGCGCGGGAGCAGCCAGGCGGGTGTTGCATGGTATGCCGGTCCCTGGCTCAGAAGTCCTGGGATGGGAAGGCGTGCCTGCGGCGTTTCCTGAGGAGGCCAGTCGGGCGATTCGTATCAAGGCCGAACAGGGGCGGTTATTGGCCATCGGCACCTTGCCGGCTGGATTCAGTCTGCAAGGGGGAAGCACGGGGGAATGTTCGATTGCTGTATCGAAAGTATTGGTCACAGAAGAGTCACAGGGCTCAAGTATCGCGAACTCAATAGAGGAGTAG